In a single window of the Pithys albifrons albifrons isolate INPA30051 chromosome 19, PitAlb_v1, whole genome shotgun sequence genome:
- the ADAP2 gene encoding arf-GAP with dual PH domain-containing protein 2 isoform X1, producing MEHDRNKTRLLELQRAAGTGNDRCADCGEPDPVWASYKLGIFVCLYCSGIHRNLPGVTRVKSLRLDFWENDLIEFMKSHGNLRAKAKYEAKVPPYYYIPHSNDCLVLREQWIRAKYEREEFVAARVCQDPCTAGSREGFLWKLGPGRRQFHKRHFLLSAREGVMKYYEKELLQHHPQHVSLLQEAGANCSPTTRLETDPSLAMQTHPSNSEPAFAKEGESLFSRGPKAVISVQSLNAMFQEVKTGHAHGLQITYNTDGQTRNLFVYHESGKEIVDWFNAIRAARYHYLRTAFPNVPEHELIPRITRNFVKEGYMEKTGPKHKEAFKERWFSLDSQERNLMYFKDPLDEFARGQIFIGRRDEGYEVRPGFPMGVRVKKRKPVITLVTPGREFVFICDNDKKQKEWIDALDGIISQC from the exons ATGGAGCACGACCGCAACAAGACgcggctgctggagctgcagagggcgGCGGGCACCGGGAACGACCGTTGTGCCGACTGCGGGGAGCCAG ATCCAGTGTGGGCTTCCTACAAACTTGGAATATTCGTTTGTCTGTATTGCTCTGGAATCCATCGCAATCTCCCTGGAGTCACCAGAGTCAAATCCCTTCGGCTTGACTTCTGGGAGAATGATCTTATAGAG ttCATGAAGAGTCACGGGAACCTCCGTGCCAAAGCTAAATATGAGGCCAAAGTCCCTCCCTACTATTACATCCCCCACTCCAATGACTGCTT GGTTTTAAGAGAGCAGTGGATTAGAGCTAAATATGAGCGTGAGGAATTTGTCGCCGCCCGAGTCTGCCAAGATCCTTGTACTGCAG ggaGCCGTGAAGGATTCCTCTGGAAGCTTGGGCCGGGACGCAGACAGTTCCACAAGAGGCACTTCCTCCTGTCAGCAAGGGAAGGGGTGATGAAGTACTACGAGAAAGAA ctcctgcagcatcaTCCTCAACATGTGTCCCTtctgcaggaggctggagccAATTGTTCTCCAACTACAAGGCTGGAGACAGACCCATCCCTTGCAATGCAGACACATCCCTCAAACAGTGAGCCAGCATTTGCCAAGGAAGGGGAATCGCTCTTC TCCAGAGGGCCCAAAGCTGTGATCAGCGTGCAGAGTCTGAATGCAATGTTCCAGGAAGTGAAAACAGGACATGCACATGGGCTGCAGATCACCTACAACACAGATGGGCAGACAAGGAACCTTTTTGTCTATCACGAAAGTGGAAAG GAGATTGTTGACTGGTTCAATGCCATTCGGGCAGCACGTTACCATTACCTGAGAACAGCCTTCCCAAATGTCCCTGAGCACGAG CTCATACCCAGGATCACAAGAAATTTTGTCAAAGAAGGATATATGGAGAAAACAGGACCAAAA CACAAGGAGGCCTTTAAGGAACGCTGGTTCAGCCTGGATTCTCAAGAAAGGAACCTGATGTACTTTAAAGACCCACTG GATGAATTTGCACGGGGCCAGATTTTTATTGGCAGGAGGGATGAGGGATATGAAGTACGACCTGGCTTTCCCATGGGAGTCCGTGTGAAGAAGAGGAAACCAGTGATCACTCTGGTCACACCAGGGAGAGAGTTTGTGTTTATTTGTGATAATGACAAGAAGCAGAAGGAGTGGATTGATGCCTTGGATGGAATCATCTCCCAGTGCTGA
- the ADAP2 gene encoding arf-GAP with dual PH domain-containing protein 2 isoform X3 has translation MEHDRNKTRLLELQRAAGTGNDRCADCGEPDPVWASYKLGIFVCLYCSGIHRNLPGVTRVKSLRLDFWENDLIEFMKSHGNLRAKAKYEAKVPPYYYIPHSNDCLVLREQWIRAKYEREEFVAARVCQDPCTAGSREGFLWKLGPGRRQFHKRHFLLSAREGVMKYYEKESRGPKAVISVQSLNAMFQEVKTGHAHGLQITYNTDGQTRNLFVYHESGKEIVDWFNAIRAARYHYLRTAFPNVPEHELIPRITRNFVKEGYMEKTGPKHKEAFKERWFSLDSQERNLMYFKDPLDEFARGQIFIGRRDEGYEVRPGFPMGVRVKKRKPVITLVTPGREFVFICDNDKKQKEWIDALDGIISQC, from the exons ATGGAGCACGACCGCAACAAGACgcggctgctggagctgcagagggcgGCGGGCACCGGGAACGACCGTTGTGCCGACTGCGGGGAGCCAG ATCCAGTGTGGGCTTCCTACAAACTTGGAATATTCGTTTGTCTGTATTGCTCTGGAATCCATCGCAATCTCCCTGGAGTCACCAGAGTCAAATCCCTTCGGCTTGACTTCTGGGAGAATGATCTTATAGAG ttCATGAAGAGTCACGGGAACCTCCGTGCCAAAGCTAAATATGAGGCCAAAGTCCCTCCCTACTATTACATCCCCCACTCCAATGACTGCTT GGTTTTAAGAGAGCAGTGGATTAGAGCTAAATATGAGCGTGAGGAATTTGTCGCCGCCCGAGTCTGCCAAGATCCTTGTACTGCAG ggaGCCGTGAAGGATTCCTCTGGAAGCTTGGGCCGGGACGCAGACAGTTCCACAAGAGGCACTTCCTCCTGTCAGCAAGGGAAGGGGTGATGAAGTACTACGAGAAAGAA TCCAGAGGGCCCAAAGCTGTGATCAGCGTGCAGAGTCTGAATGCAATGTTCCAGGAAGTGAAAACAGGACATGCACATGGGCTGCAGATCACCTACAACACAGATGGGCAGACAAGGAACCTTTTTGTCTATCACGAAAGTGGAAAG GAGATTGTTGACTGGTTCAATGCCATTCGGGCAGCACGTTACCATTACCTGAGAACAGCCTTCCCAAATGTCCCTGAGCACGAG CTCATACCCAGGATCACAAGAAATTTTGTCAAAGAAGGATATATGGAGAAAACAGGACCAAAA CACAAGGAGGCCTTTAAGGAACGCTGGTTCAGCCTGGATTCTCAAGAAAGGAACCTGATGTACTTTAAAGACCCACTG GATGAATTTGCACGGGGCCAGATTTTTATTGGCAGGAGGGATGAGGGATATGAAGTACGACCTGGCTTTCCCATGGGAGTCCGTGTGAAGAAGAGGAAACCAGTGATCACTCTGGTCACACCAGGGAGAGAGTTTGTGTTTATTTGTGATAATGACAAGAAGCAGAAGGAGTGGATTGATGCCTTGGATGGAATCATCTCCCAGTGCTGA
- the ADAP2 gene encoding arf-GAP with dual PH domain-containing protein 2 isoform X2 has translation MEHDRNKTRLLELQRAAGTGNDRCADCGEPDPVWASYKLGIFVCLYCSGIHRNLPGVTRVKSLRLDFWENDLIEFMKSHGNLRAKAKYEAKVPPYYYIPHSNDCLVLREQWIRAKYEREEFVAARVCQDPCTAGSREGFLWKLGPGRRQFHKRHFLLSAREGVMKYYEKEEAGANCSPTTRLETDPSLAMQTHPSNSEPAFAKEGESLFSRGPKAVISVQSLNAMFQEVKTGHAHGLQITYNTDGQTRNLFVYHESGKEIVDWFNAIRAARYHYLRTAFPNVPEHELIPRITRNFVKEGYMEKTGPKHKEAFKERWFSLDSQERNLMYFKDPLDEFARGQIFIGRRDEGYEVRPGFPMGVRVKKRKPVITLVTPGREFVFICDNDKKQKEWIDALDGIISQC, from the exons ATGGAGCACGACCGCAACAAGACgcggctgctggagctgcagagggcgGCGGGCACCGGGAACGACCGTTGTGCCGACTGCGGGGAGCCAG ATCCAGTGTGGGCTTCCTACAAACTTGGAATATTCGTTTGTCTGTATTGCTCTGGAATCCATCGCAATCTCCCTGGAGTCACCAGAGTCAAATCCCTTCGGCTTGACTTCTGGGAGAATGATCTTATAGAG ttCATGAAGAGTCACGGGAACCTCCGTGCCAAAGCTAAATATGAGGCCAAAGTCCCTCCCTACTATTACATCCCCCACTCCAATGACTGCTT GGTTTTAAGAGAGCAGTGGATTAGAGCTAAATATGAGCGTGAGGAATTTGTCGCCGCCCGAGTCTGCCAAGATCCTTGTACTGCAG ggaGCCGTGAAGGATTCCTCTGGAAGCTTGGGCCGGGACGCAGACAGTTCCACAAGAGGCACTTCCTCCTGTCAGCAAGGGAAGGGGTGATGAAGTACTACGAGAAAGAA gaggctggagccAATTGTTCTCCAACTACAAGGCTGGAGACAGACCCATCCCTTGCAATGCAGACACATCCCTCAAACAGTGAGCCAGCATTTGCCAAGGAAGGGGAATCGCTCTTC TCCAGAGGGCCCAAAGCTGTGATCAGCGTGCAGAGTCTGAATGCAATGTTCCAGGAAGTGAAAACAGGACATGCACATGGGCTGCAGATCACCTACAACACAGATGGGCAGACAAGGAACCTTTTTGTCTATCACGAAAGTGGAAAG GAGATTGTTGACTGGTTCAATGCCATTCGGGCAGCACGTTACCATTACCTGAGAACAGCCTTCCCAAATGTCCCTGAGCACGAG CTCATACCCAGGATCACAAGAAATTTTGTCAAAGAAGGATATATGGAGAAAACAGGACCAAAA CACAAGGAGGCCTTTAAGGAACGCTGGTTCAGCCTGGATTCTCAAGAAAGGAACCTGATGTACTTTAAAGACCCACTG GATGAATTTGCACGGGGCCAGATTTTTATTGGCAGGAGGGATGAGGGATATGAAGTACGACCTGGCTTTCCCATGGGAGTCCGTGTGAAGAAGAGGAAACCAGTGATCACTCTGGTCACACCAGGGAGAGAGTTTGTGTTTATTTGTGATAATGACAAGAAGCAGAAGGAGTGGATTGATGCCTTGGATGGAATCATCTCCCAGTGCTGA